Below is a window of Halomicrobium mukohataei DSM 12286 DNA.
GAACCACGTGATGGGAAAGGTCGGAGATATCACTCACGTTCTTTTCCCGGCAGTCACGGTCTTTCTATTGGTTGCGAATCTATTCGTCATCCCTCACGTGATCAATAGCGAGTACTTTGCTTTCATCACCAGCCGCGTCTCTGCTGTCGTCGTTATCGTTGGTTTACTGATGCTTGTTTTTGGTGACATCAGTTTACTCTGGTTTGAACTTCAAAACTGGCCGGGCACTGACCAAGTGTATTATTTCGGGGAGCTTCACCCATTGCGGTCGATCTATCGTGGAAGCCAGAACAACACAGCTGTCCTGTTATTCGTGGGGTTCCTGGCGTCAATCTATCAACTTGTCCAAGAGAAAACCTCTGTGTACATCGCGTTATCGGTGATAAACGGCGTCGGGTTGTATCTAACCCACAGTCGTGGCGGAATCGGCGTAGCCCTGATCGGTTTTTCCCTCATTTTTCTGTATTTAGTGTATAGGTACGAGGCCGTAGGGGTAGTCACCATATCGGGGGGAGTGCTATTCTTGGCAGGTATATTGACGTATTCCAGTATCTTCCCCGGGCCGAGCTGGTTCGACGTCGTGAATTTGAATGACCGACAGGAGATCTGGCGTGCGGGATACAAAGCCTTCAAGCAAAAGCCTGCTCTAGGATACGGGGTGAAAGAGACGGCTGATATTATAGAACTGTATCTTCCTGAAAACAAGCGAGGGCACTCCATTCACAATGCCTATTTTCGAATATTTTTATATACTGGATTTATTGGGGGTATAACATATATGGCCTTTATTTTCTACAGCCTCATAGATACTGTTTTTGACGATAGAATCAATATCTTTATTTTCGCCCTCGCTGTAGCATTTGCGGTTCATCACTTTCAAGGGGGAGCACCGCTCTTTGGAGCAAATTTCAAATCTGTCAGTATCGGACTAACCTTTGGGTACCTCATAAACGGTCGATACGACTTCTCCGAGGGCTGAGAGCAACAATATGAACGCTCGTATTGGATTCGGACGTTCGATCTATTCTGGACTCGTCAAGCTTTTAGCCGATTTTTCAAGACAACTTCACTAGAACCGATAGATACTTATTCACCCCTCGAAAACTCCTGCGAAGTGACAGAACTGCTGAAAAAAGCGAAAAATGCGTATCACCGCGAAGGTCCTACAGGAATTGTCAACGGAGGCTTAGATTTACTTCTAAGCACGTCGACATCCGCGTATTGCAAGAAGAAATCTATCGAGCAGAACTGGTATATAAAAAGATTGAATGAAAAAGGTCTCGGGACCCCACTCAATCGTTCCATCTTGACCCGGAAGAAGTCCAGCAACACGGTTTTTATCCTCGGTTCTGGAAGCTCAATAAATAGGATATCCGAAGAAGAATGGGATGTAATCGACAATCACGATTCGATGGGGCTGAATCGTTGGCCTATCCACGATTTCTCACCTACCTATCTGGTTTTTGAGATACCTTCATTGAATGCAGGTCAAGAGATAAGAAAACAGTATTGGGAGTTATTAGATATGAAAAAAAGAGACTACGAGGAGACACAGCTGATTCTTAAAGATGTGGACCGGTTCTTTCATACATCTTCTGTAGATGCAGTTCCGGATTGGTTCACTACGGGGATTATGTTGTCTCCTGACATCGAACTTCCTCCCTTGTTTGGAGATTCCAGAGAGCGATTTCGAACCGTATTGCGGTACCTGGACAACCAGAATTACCTCACCCAAGATGGCCGAATTAATCAATTATTCAAGAAACGGGGTTCGGTCAGCTACACACTCTTTCTCGCCACGGTTCTAGGATACGACCGAATCGTTCTATGTGGTGTCGACATGGTGGACTCGAAGTATTTTTGGGACGAGCGGAGAGGTCAACTGAACGAAGAAGATATTCCTATCCCGGAGCCGAACATGGAACGGAACCCCGAGGAAGTTCACAAGACGAACGACGCTTCAAGACAAGGAATCCCCCTCGAACAGATCATCTACGATATCGACGAAGAACTATTACGTCCGAACGGGATCGAATTGTATACCGAAACGAAACGCTCTGCACTTCATCCAAAGGTACCCCACTTCGAAGTCCAGTAGCCCAACGAGTCAGAAGAGTCGGTTCCAGGCGCGAATCTTAAATTGGAGAACTCCCTTAGCTGGGATAACGCTTGAGTTTATGGCTTTCCGTCCTGTTGTTGACCGGCTATATTGTC
It encodes the following:
- a CDS encoding O-antigen ligase family protein — protein: MIETLESAVNRKSTRQERWIFYSIIVISVLSSSVILPRLAGIVLLVGTYAVFILITFSRRGYFLIGPHYAFFALALLSSLMVLNHVMGKVGDITHVLFPAVTVFLLVANLFVIPHVINSEYFAFITSRVSAVVVIVGLLMLVFGDISLLWFELQNWPGTDQVYYFGELHPLRSIYRGSQNNTAVLLFVGFLASIYQLVQEKTSVYIALSVINGVGLYLTHSRGGIGVALIGFSLIFLYLVYRYEAVGVVTISGGVLFLAGILTYSSIFPGPSWFDVVNLNDRQEIWRAGYKAFKQKPALGYGVKETADIIELYLPENKRGHSIHNAYFRIFLYTGFIGGITYMAFIFYSLIDTVFDDRINIFIFALAVAFAVHHFQGGAPLFGANFKSVSIGLTFGYLINGRYDFSEG